DNA sequence from the Amycolatopsis sp. Hca4 genome:
GAAGGTGAGCCGGCCGCTGCGGCTGAGCAGCCTGTTCGACGACCTCGCCGGCCTGGGCGGCAAGCCGGAGTCGGCGGTGCTGGTCAACCGGGTCGAAGAGGCCGGGGCCGAGGTGGCCGAGCTGCTGGAGGCGCCCGGGTTGACGCACGTCCGGCGGCTGAAGCGGCTCCGCTCGACCGACGGCGAGCCGCTCGCGCTGATGAACAACTACCTCCCGGACGGGCTCGTCGACCCCGCCGACGACGAGCTGCGCGAGCGCGGGCTCTACCAGCTCCTGCGCTCGGCGGGCGTGCGGCTGCACGCGGCCGAGCAGAACATCGGCGCCCGGCTGGCCACCGAAGAGGACGCGGAACTGCTCGGGGAGACCCCGGGCGCCGCGCTGCTGACCATGCAGCGCACCACCTACGACGACGCCGGGCGGGTCGTCGAATACGGGTGGCACGTGTACCGGGCGTCCCGGTACACGTTCAACCTGTCGCTGACGAACGGGCCGCAGTAGGGCTCCGGCGCACCGCCAGCACCACCGTGTCGTCGGCGTGCTGCACCACGTCGTGCATCCGGGTCACCAGCTCGCGGGGCAGGTCCGCGGTCGGCCACGTGCGGTGGGCCGCCGCCAGCGCCAGCAGCCGGGCCTGGCCTTCGTCGATGTCCTTGCGGCTCTCCACCAGGCCGTCGGTGTAGAGCAGCACCGTGTCGCCCGGGGCCAGGACCACCTCGACCAGCTCGCGGCTGCCCGGATCGGGGAAGCCGACCCCGCGGCCGGGCTCCGTTGCCGGCAGCAGGCGGGCCGGCTCGCCCGCGGTGACCAGCACCGGCTCCGGGTGGCCGCCGTGCGCGAAGCGGGTCCGGCCGGTCGACGGGTCGATCCGGGCCAGCAGGACGGTGGCCATCAGGCCCGGCTCGATCGCGGCGAGGGTGTGCGACGCGTGGGCGATCAGGTCCGGGAACGGGTGCCCCTCCAGCGCG
Encoded proteins:
- a CDS encoding GntR family transcriptional regulator, whose translation is MSKLDATFPAWDAGREIVLDPGSPEPLYFQVSRQLHAAIEDGRLPAGARLDNEVDLAASLRLSRPTIRQAIQTLVNQGLLVRRRGVGTQVVRTKVSRPLRLSSLFDDLAGLGGKPESAVLVNRVEEAGAEVAELLEAPGLTHVRRLKRLRSTDGEPLALMNNYLPDGLVDPADDELRERGLYQLLRSAGVRLHAAEQNIGARLATEEDAELLGETPGAALLTMQRTTYDDAGRVVEYGWHVYRASRYTFNLSLTNGPQ